A DNA window from Candidatus Margulisiibacteriota bacterium contains the following coding sequences:
- a CDS encoding polyprenol monophosphomannose synthase, with the protein MLLSVVIPTYKEKENLQELLPLVSDELTKAKIPFEILIVDDNSNDGTEELVKSLKMRTINLIVRKDKRGLSSAVYDGILQSKGEVVCFMDADFSHPPQALPGMYRLIENNEAELVVGSRLVKGGGVDKWPWYRKFTSFVARCLAIPLTPVHDITSGFFMFKKSVFPQEKLNLSGFKIGLEIAAKGNYKKVKEYPIIFSDRKYGESKLSGRIIFDYLKQLAQLYVYKIKFYKK; encoded by the coding sequence ATGCTTCTTTCTGTTGTAATACCTACATATAAGGAAAAAGAAAACCTGCAGGAATTGCTTCCGCTTGTTTCGGATGAGCTGACCAAAGCTAAGATTCCTTTTGAAATTCTGATTGTTGATGACAATTCTAACGACGGTACGGAAGAACTGGTAAAAAGCCTGAAGATGAGAACAATAAACCTGATTGTTCGCAAAGATAAAAGAGGCTTATCTTCCGCGGTATATGACGGTATTTTGCAAAGCAAGGGAGAGGTTGTGTGTTTCATGGACGCTGATTTTTCGCATCCACCACAGGCTCTGCCCGGCATGTACAGGCTTATAGAAAATAATGAAGCCGAACTGGTGGTGGGCAGCAGACTGGTAAAAGGCGGAGGAGTGGACAAGTGGCCCTGGTACAGGAAATTCACTTCTTTTGTGGCCCGCTGTCTGGCTATTCCTTTAACACCGGTGCATGATATTACCTCAGGTTTTTTTATGTTTAAAAAAAGTGTTTTCCCCCAAGAGAAACTAAATTTGTCCGGCTTCAAGATAGGTCTGGAAATTGCCGCTAAAGGTAATTATAAAAAAGTAAAAGAGTATCCGATTATTTTTAGCGATAGAAAATATGGTGAAAGCAAATTAAGCGGCAGAATAATCTTCGATTACCTCAAGCAACTGGCGCAGTTGTATGTTTATAAAATCAAGTTTTATAAAAAATAG
- the queD gene encoding 6-carboxytetrahydropterin synthase QueD encodes MYELNVEDKFAAAHQLVSYQGPCENLHGHTWKIKLKVKGNKLNETGMLMDFQDLKKILKKIRDRFDHQFLNDILKFSPTSENLAKYIFEQAAKQLPRHIQLAEVTVWESDITSATYYND; translated from the coding sequence ATGTATGAATTAAACGTAGAAGACAAGTTCGCGGCTGCACATCAGCTGGTAAGCTATCAGGGCCCATGTGAAAATCTGCACGGCCATACCTGGAAGATAAAACTTAAAGTCAAAGGTAATAAACTAAACGAAACCGGTATGCTTATGGATTTTCAGGACTTGAAAAAAATCCTTAAAAAAATTCGCGACCGCTTTGATCACCAGTTCCTCAATGACATTTTGAAATTTTCTCCCACATCAGAAAATCTTGCCAAATATATTTTCGAACAGGCTGCCAAACAACTGCCCAGGCACATTCAGCTTGCTGAGGTAACTGTGTGGGAGTCCGATATCACTTCTGCCACCTATTACAATGATTAA
- a CDS encoding methyl-accepting chemotaxis protein gives MSFKTKLSTYIVTISLIILSISVTSIVAMGFIKSRLSYITQRSTPYQIKTIEFQKMIQSLMNQFTQLNAIQDMANYEKNKKEAQNLLVILKNNEQELQLMGLKNINTYQEFSDISEQLFGIVESRIKSEQENRSAKNKINEQLDEISVNQAQLDQSIKKLQQSLFTRYKVSIKDTNNMSQKSKNINMIKEELKNIQIFLFEAQKAVDKKGLIIIRSKINFSINKIKQNEYLKASKTLDYDIKSFFDYLSDIVAMQMKMVGRVTGNETDEFQAKEKELGERLSVLQLNIENDLNNINSEYAYEAEKQTKIFGQVNQATDILLNNSDFNSYVLSIKELTTRIFTINKRDELKDLENRMNSMFDAINAKGEYLKVHLRNLNAREELKIFETVQESIKSVNEQLFTGNGVLAKAYKQIELLGQSKTVNEKITAIVQTESQKGQENIVKAQTEQTNMVKKVGRFFKTTILLTISVSVIATCIGIFFGIGLLRSIIKPLSDLSVLVKTVEETGDFSRRALVKTQDEVGVTQAAFNSLLDALQFVIEDLKKVMQSISVGDFSQRITAECKGALNIIKESVNHTTDVLKTTMEIQNEMMRHLINGELNVNQQVNLEGEFKASIELILKTMSTLQLIISNINQVMESMAGSDLTGRITVETTGEWSRLKENINASIKMLSGTMCDIGLNATRVADASLQSSNTIESISLNATTQVATVGEIAESIDRVSSSIMEASKNAEMTRQNSGEAVQVLNDSKKEIQNLHQVMGDISASSNKISNIIEVISGIADQTNLLSLNAAIEAARAGEHGRGFAVVAEEVRKLAENANQSAKEIAELISQAVFHTKKGVSTADQVTLSMEKVVSTVQETNSKMQNITEAMGQTNKAMEAVNTSINTLHNIEENNAAAVQQITASLSELSRISLHTREQVELFKL, from the coding sequence ATGAGTTTTAAAACTAAATTATCAACCTACATAGTAACGATATCTTTAATTATTTTGTCTATATCTGTGACCAGCATAGTGGCCATGGGTTTTATCAAGAGCAGGTTATCCTACATTACCCAGAGAAGTACTCCTTATCAGATAAAAACCATAGAATTCCAGAAAATGATCCAGAGCCTGATGAACCAGTTTACTCAGCTGAACGCAATTCAGGATATGGCAAATTATGAAAAAAATAAAAAGGAAGCGCAAAACCTTTTAGTTATCTTGAAAAATAACGAGCAGGAATTACAACTGATGGGCCTGAAAAATATAAATACTTATCAGGAATTCAGTGACATTTCCGAACAGTTGTTTGGTATTGTGGAAAGCAGGATCAAATCCGAGCAGGAAAATCGTTCAGCCAAAAACAAGATAAATGAACAGCTGGATGAAATTTCTGTCAATCAGGCCCAGCTGGACCAGAGTATAAAGAAATTACAGCAGAGTTTGTTTACCAGATATAAAGTTTCGATTAAAGATACAAACAACATGTCACAGAAATCTAAAAACATAAACATGATCAAGGAAGAACTTAAGAATATTCAAATATTTTTGTTTGAGGCACAGAAAGCCGTTGATAAAAAAGGTCTGATTATCATCAGAAGCAAAATTAATTTTTCTATTAACAAAATAAAACAAAATGAATATTTGAAAGCGTCTAAAACTCTGGATTATGATATCAAATCTTTTTTTGATTATTTAAGTGATATAGTCGCTATGCAAATGAAGATGGTCGGCCGGGTAACCGGCAACGAAACAGATGAGTTCCAGGCCAAAGAAAAAGAACTTGGAGAAAGATTGTCCGTATTGCAGCTTAATATCGAAAATGACCTGAATAATATTAACTCCGAGTATGCTTATGAAGCAGAAAAGCAAACCAAAATATTCGGCCAGGTAAACCAGGCTACCGATATCCTGCTGAACAATTCGGATTTCAATTCTTATGTTTTATCTATAAAAGAATTGACCACCCGGATATTTACCATCAATAAGCGTGATGAACTTAAGGACCTGGAGAACAGGATGAACAGCATGTTTGATGCCATAAACGCCAAAGGGGAATATTTAAAAGTTCATCTCAGGAACCTTAATGCCCGTGAAGAACTGAAAATTTTTGAGACTGTGCAGGAATCAATAAAGTCGGTTAACGAACAGTTATTCACCGGGAACGGTGTGCTGGCCAAAGCTTACAAACAGATAGAACTTCTGGGCCAGTCAAAAACCGTAAATGAAAAAATAACCGCGATTGTTCAGACTGAGTCACAAAAAGGTCAGGAAAACATAGTTAAAGCTCAGACAGAGCAGACAAACATGGTAAAAAAAGTCGGCAGATTTTTTAAAACCACGATTCTGCTGACTATCAGCGTTTCTGTTATCGCTACCTGTATCGGTATATTTTTTGGGATTGGCTTGCTCAGATCAATTATTAAACCTTTATCCGATTTATCAGTGTTGGTAAAAACTGTTGAGGAGACAGGTGATTTCAGTAGGCGTGCGCTGGTAAAAACTCAGGATGAGGTTGGTGTTACCCAGGCTGCTTTTAATTCATTACTGGATGCTCTGCAATTTGTTATAGAGGACCTCAAAAAGGTGATGCAGTCAATATCAGTCGGTGATTTCAGCCAGCGAATAACAGCGGAATGCAAGGGAGCCCTGAACATTATTAAGGAAAGTGTGAATCATACTACTGATGTGCTGAAAACTACAATGGAAATACAAAATGAAATGATGCGGCATTTGATTAACGGCGAGCTTAATGTTAATCAACAGGTAAACCTGGAAGGTGAATTTAAGGCAAGTATTGAATTGATACTCAAGACAATGTCGACACTGCAGCTGATTATCAGCAACATTAATCAGGTCATGGAAAGTATGGCCGGTAGCGATCTCACCGGAAGAATTACTGTAGAGACCACCGGAGAATGGTCCAGATTAAAGGAAAATATCAACGCTTCCATAAAAATGCTTTCCGGTACCATGTGTGATATAGGACTGAATGCTACCAGGGTGGCTGATGCTTCGCTGCAATCCAGCAATACCATAGAGTCTATAAGTCTGAATGCTACTACGCAGGTAGCTACGGTCGGGGAGATAGCCGAGTCTATCGACAGAGTGTCATCATCAATCATGGAAGCTTCCAAAAATGCTGAAATGACCAGACAGAATTCCGGAGAGGCTGTACAGGTTTTAAATGACAGCAAGAAGGAGATACAGAACCTGCATCAGGTAATGGGCGACATATCGGCCAGCAGCAATAAAATCAGTAATATTATAGAAGTAATCAGCGGTATTGCCGACCAGACCAATTTGTTGTCGCTTAACGCCGCGATTGAAGCCGCCAGAGCAGGTGAACATGGAAGAGGCTTCGCTGTTGTAGCTGAAGAGGTGCGTAAACTTGCGGAAAACGCGAACCAGTCTGCCAAGGAAATTGCCGAACTGATAAGCCAGGCAGTTTTTCATACCAAAAAAGGTGTTTCCACGGCTGACCAGGTAACTCTGAGTATGGAAAAGGTGGTCAGTACCGTGCAGGAAACAAATAGTAAAATGCAGAATATAACCGAAGCTATGGGGCAAACCAACAAAGCCATGGAAGCAGTGAATACCAGCATCAATACTCTGCATAATATAGAAGAAAATAATGCGGCAGCCGTACAGCAGATAACCGCGTCTTTATCCGAATTATCCAGAAT
- a CDS encoding methyl-accepting chemotaxis protein — MNIKFKLNLYTLAFFAIILIISFSSILGMWFVKSKLYYLTSKSTPYQVKTVEFQKALQQSTAELIKVSTLKNSAEFTKAKNDAQDALNEVKKTQDALKDLSGAYSSQTYEELLKVSGELFEITQERLKAEAESKEAKNNITEKLNMVTVKLLNLESRIRNLQTGFSASYTTSLKDTDAISVRINDVRLLKEKVLNIQLGIFEIQKAMDKKSLLIIRSKINMAVNDALKNGTLCEERGNQKLCDDVKSIAGKIDDLIKQKTILISATENSDTTRYDSVNKDLGELISVLMMDIENQMSTNNDSYNAEVSRQSNIFSKTNIATNILMNNSEFTAIGLSVKAISNELFTISAVSDLNATKKDLENIFDNAVRVSQKLERGFNSVNANSELVTLREVSGAISSVKDLLFSGQGIINKLENNLLIQDKAARINEKLRQIVKQQTEKGKVTISTAQVEQNQTIKNVNSFVRLLILLLFIICFFAVLIGLVFGMILKKAIIAPLAELSDMVQQVEETGDYSLRTEVIQKDEVGLTILAFNSLLDSLQSAMRDINTVMAELARGNFTMHIQTDLKGDLNDMKENTNKSVEDLKITMQQISGAIKEMSDALNSAMEHIQYASQRAQESSVMVEGSQSHIKKLKEVMSDISASSNKINKITAVITEIANKTNLLSLNAAVEAARAGEHGKGFAVVADEVRSLARHSGESAKDILDLVEEAVKNINFGVNTSNEISEQMDKVVFAVKETDSMLQQLAASMEEQNGGIRAINDQVQRFRV, encoded by the coding sequence GTGAATATAAAATTTAAACTTAATCTTTATACGTTAGCATTTTTTGCCATTATACTGATTATTTCTTTTTCCAGCATTTTAGGTATGTGGTTTGTGAAGAGCAAATTATACTATCTGACCTCTAAAAGTACTCCTTATCAGGTTAAGACCGTAGAATTCCAAAAAGCTCTGCAGCAGTCTACGGCAGAACTTATCAAGGTTAGTACCCTAAAAAATTCCGCTGAATTTACAAAAGCAAAAAATGACGCCCAGGATGCTTTAAATGAAGTAAAAAAAACACAGGACGCCCTGAAGGATTTGTCCGGTGCCTATAGTTCGCAAACCTATGAAGAACTTTTAAAAGTATCAGGTGAACTTTTTGAAATCACTCAGGAACGGTTAAAAGCCGAAGCAGAAAGTAAAGAGGCCAAAAACAATATCACGGAAAAGTTGAATATGGTAACAGTCAAACTGCTGAACCTGGAAAGCCGTATCAGAAATCTGCAGACTGGTTTCTCCGCATCTTATACTACATCTCTTAAAGACACAGATGCTATATCAGTCCGGATTAATGATGTCCGTCTTTTAAAAGAAAAAGTTTTAAACATACAGCTGGGAATTTTTGAAATTCAGAAAGCAATGGATAAAAAATCTTTATTGATAATTCGCAGCAAAATAAATATGGCTGTTAACGATGCTTTGAAAAACGGAACTCTATGCGAGGAGCGTGGTAATCAGAAGCTCTGTGATGACGTAAAGTCTATTGCGGGTAAAATAGATGATTTGATCAAGCAGAAGACTATTCTTATTTCAGCAACGGAAAACAGTGATACAACGCGTTATGATTCAGTCAATAAGGACCTTGGTGAACTGATTTCCGTACTGATGATGGATATAGAGAATCAGATGTCTACCAATAATGATTCTTATAATGCTGAAGTTAGCAGGCAAAGCAATATTTTCAGTAAAACCAACATAGCAACCAATATTTTGATGAACAATTCGGAATTTACGGCTATCGGCTTGTCTGTCAAAGCTATCAGCAACGAGCTGTTTACAATATCCGCTGTCAGCGATTTGAACGCTACAAAAAAAGACCTGGAAAATATATTTGATAACGCTGTAAGGGTCAGCCAGAAACTGGAGAGAGGATTTAATTCCGTGAATGCCAATAGTGAACTGGTAACCTTAAGAGAGGTTTCCGGAGCGATAAGTTCAGTTAAGGACTTGCTGTTTTCCGGCCAGGGGATAATAAATAAGCTGGAAAACAATTTGTTGATCCAGGACAAGGCAGCCCGGATCAATGAAAAATTGAGGCAGATTGTGAAACAGCAGACGGAAAAAGGTAAAGTAACCATATCTACTGCCCAGGTTGAACAAAATCAGACAATAAAAAATGTAAACTCCTTTGTCCGTTTGCTTATTCTTTTGCTTTTCATTATTTGTTTTTTTGCAGTCCTGATCGGACTTGTATTTGGCATGATCCTTAAAAAAGCCATAATTGCACCGCTCGCGGAATTATCGGATATGGTACAGCAGGTGGAGGAAACAGGTGATTATAGCCTGAGAACAGAGGTAATCCAGAAAGACGAAGTAGGCTTAACCATTCTGGCCTTTAACTCGCTGCTTGATTCTCTGCAGTCTGCCATGAGGGACATCAATACGGTCATGGCGGAACTCGCCAGGGGTAACTTTACCATGCATATTCAGACAGATCTGAAGGGTGATCTGAATGATATGAAAGAAAATACCAATAAATCCGTTGAAGATTTAAAAATCACCATGCAGCAGATATCCGGAGCTATTAAGGAAATGTCCGATGCGCTGAACAGTGCTATGGAGCATATTCAGTACGCCAGCCAGAGAGCCCAGGAATCTTCAGTTATGGTGGAAGGAAGCCAGTCTCATATAAAGAAATTAAAAGAAGTAATGTCTGATATTTCGGCCAGTTCGAACAAGATCAATAAAATTACCGCAGTCATTACCGAAATAGCCAATAAAACCAATTTACTTTCGCTTAATGCCGCGGTTGAAGCGGCCCGGGCCGGGGAGCATGGTAAAGGGTTTGCCGTGGTCGCTGACGAAGTGCGCAGTCTGGCCAGACATTCGGGAGAATCGGCCAAAGACATCCTTGATCTGGTAGAAGAAGCGGTAAAAAATATTAATTTCGGTGTTAATACTTCTAACGAGATTAGTGAACAAATGGATAAAGTTGTTTTTGCCGTTAAGGAAACGGATTCCATGCTGCAGCAGTTGGCAGCATCCATGGAAGAGCAGAATGGCGGAATAAGGGCAATTAATGATCAGGTGCAAAGATTTAGAGTATAA
- a CDS encoding response regulator yields MDILIIDDELISRKKLLEILKPFGNCIEISQSSEAIDVFEHSVRTNKNFNLVTVDIHMPHPNGMILVGKFREIEKKFNVHPEKKTKIFMVTSLNDKDHVLESLKRGSNDYILKPFTAEQVLDRMKLHGLMK; encoded by the coding sequence ATGGATATACTGATTATCGATGATGAATTGATCAGCAGAAAAAAATTGCTGGAAATTTTAAAACCTTTTGGTAATTGTATTGAAATCAGTCAAAGTTCTGAAGCCATTGATGTATTTGAACACTCCGTCAGGACTAATAAAAATTTCAATCTTGTTACGGTGGATATTCATATGCCGCATCCGAATGGCATGATTTTAGTAGGAAAATTCCGGGAAATAGAAAAAAAATTTAATGTGCACCCGGAGAAAAAAACAAAAATATTTATGGTTACATCACTTAATGACAAGGACCATGTACTGGAATCACTAAAAAGAGGGAGCAATGATTATATTTTGAAGCCTTTTACTGCGGAACAGGTTTTGGACCGCATGAAACTTCATGGTCTGATGAAATAA
- a CDS encoding response regulator, which translates to MNILIIDDELISRKKLLEILKPLGDCTEISESTEALPAFEKAIRTNHGYNFVALDIRMPDPDGMVILEKMREMEKKMCVLSNKKATIFMVTSITDKQKVLEALKKGANDYIMKPFTAEQLMDRLKLHKLI; encoded by the coding sequence ATGAATATTTTGATCATAGATGATGAACTGATCAGCAGAAAAAAATTGCTGGAAATTTTAAAACCTTTAGGTGATTGTACTGAAATCAGCGAAAGCACTGAAGCATTACCCGCGTTTGAAAAAGCAATAAGAACAAATCACGGCTATAACTTTGTCGCGCTGGATATTCGTATGCCTGACCCTGACGGCATGGTCATACTGGAAAAAATGAGAGAAATGGAAAAGAAAATGTGTGTTCTTTCCAACAAAAAAGCGACAATTTTTATGGTAACCTCCATAACCGACAAACAAAAAGTGCTTGAAGCTTTAAAAAAAGGCGCCAATGACTATATTATGAAACCTTTTACAGCCGAACAGCTGATGGACCGCTTGAAACTGCATAAACTTATTTAA
- a CDS encoding DUF2837 family protein, translating to MINWQSIIFVCFFTFLINITETLAYSMRYAGLKTRQIAIAMSFVTSTLLISRLSNMFQAPLLGKMVDDTIKIGTQTSLHNLELAFRIILFSGFLGILLATILTPSMVKIYELAIHSFLRIGSLPRMFFLTLISPRRFKKIINCLTWPKFSMLKDIHLKSIPKKFLILNGLVASIYSIGVLSSLLAGAYLPDLRATAIQLSGIVNGIATILFTLMVDPTGARITDQAVHKKRPDADVKSVVFFLIISRIIGVLIISQLILFPAVEYIMAITRLI from the coding sequence ATGATTAACTGGCAAAGCATAATTTTTGTCTGTTTTTTTACCTTTCTGATAAATATCACGGAAACCCTGGCTTATTCCATGCGCTATGCCGGGCTGAAAACCAGACAAATTGCCATCGCTATGTCCTTTGTCACATCCACCCTGCTGATATCCAGGTTAAGCAACATGTTTCAGGCGCCACTCCTGGGCAAAATGGTTGATGACACAATAAAAATCGGCACACAAACTTCCTTGCATAACCTGGAACTGGCTTTCAGGATCATACTGTTTTCAGGATTTCTGGGTATACTGCTGGCGACCATCCTGACACCTTCGATGGTTAAAATTTATGAACTGGCTATACACAGTTTTCTGCGGATCGGTTCTTTGCCAAGGATGTTTTTTCTGACACTGATATCGCCGAGACGTTTCAAAAAAATAATCAATTGTTTGACCTGGCCGAAATTCAGTATGTTAAAAGATATACATTTAAAAAGTATTCCTAAAAAATTTTTAATCCTGAACGGACTGGTGGCATCCATCTATTCCATAGGAGTTTTATCTTCTCTCTTGGCCGGCGCTTATCTGCCGGATCTGCGCGCCACTGCCATCCAGTTGTCCGGTATAGTAAACGGTATTGCCACAATCCTGTTTACCTTGATGGTTGACCCCACCGGAGCGCGAATTACAGATCAGGCAGTTCATAAAAAAAGACCTGATGCCGATGTAAAAAGTGTTGTTTTTTTTCTGATTATATCAAGAATAATCGGGGTTCTTATTATTTCCCAACTCATACTTTTCCCTGCTGTAGAATATATCATGGCTATAACCAGGTTAATATAA
- a CDS encoding substrate-binding domain-containing protein — translation MKKILLFVMLISVFGMMTLSLAEELKVGAGAAPAENVLKPIRAAFEKATGIKLTIIASGPKIALLDLDKGAVDAAAAGLTVQSWADVMKKEGVEVADMSVYTPFVIGKDKIKVIINKNNNIKALSKGQLKGIFTGTITNWKDVGGEDMPIIVVWGKLIQGTNSLFIKNMMDGAEQLKDVLEVATADDIKKNVALTPEAIGIGPMTVADETVNSPETPEISRPITLMIKGKPSASVQKLLDFIKGEGQKYILK, via the coding sequence ATGAAAAAAATTTTGTTGTTTGTAATGTTAATCAGTGTGTTCGGTATGATGACTTTGTCCCTGGCCGAAGAATTAAAAGTAGGAGCAGGCGCGGCGCCGGCTGAAAATGTGTTGAAACCTATCAGGGCAGCATTTGAAAAAGCTACAGGAATCAAGCTTACAATTATTGCCTCAGGTCCTAAAATAGCTTTGCTTGATCTGGATAAGGGCGCGGTTGATGCCGCAGCAGCGGGACTTACCGTACAAAGCTGGGCCGATGTTATGAAAAAAGAAGGCGTGGAAGTAGCGGATATGTCTGTTTATACACCTTTTGTAATAGGCAAGGACAAAATTAAAGTTATTATTAACAAGAATAACAATATCAAAGCCTTGTCCAAAGGGCAGCTGAAAGGTATTTTTACCGGAACAATAACCAACTGGAAAGATGTTGGCGGAGAAGATATGCCCATTATTGTTGTCTGGGGTAAATTGATTCAGGGTACAAATTCATTATTTATCAAAAACATGATGGATGGCGCCGAACAGTTAAAAGATGTGCTGGAAGTAGCCACTGCGGATGATATTAAAAAGAACGTAGCTCTGACACCGGAAGCTATAGGAATAGGCCCGATGACAGTTGCGGATGAAACCGTTAATTCTCCTGAAACTCCGGAAATTTCCAGGCCCATTACGCTGATGATCAAAGGTAAACCTTCTGCCAGTGTTCAGAAACTTTTGGATTTTATCAAAGGTGAAGGCCAAAAGTATATCTTGAAGTAA
- a CDS encoding glycosyltransferase family 39 protein has protein sequence MFIKSSFIKNRMVSLLKHRFPRFIKPGLIYLGIVFFVYLLLDKRFIFWGDELWSYFYAAKPFFRFLNEYFFVRADNHPPLYYILLSIIHKIFQVTPQSDIIFRIPSILFFLLTVWFINVKFLKNTTERAIFLVLITFAPYFILYSRMVRYYTMAALLLIIAYYYLRLWLDNKERSGRSMLILLLALLVWTDYPGFLYFMAVMSVELLLKKRWKDIGLIYGVLLIVALPLAIINMPDVALHAQLGYQTYAGLMKQFILGICFPFYYFLIGDYFELKTFFLLIPLIFYGIYVVVRSRDKTMICYFLGFILINAFFLTFMIKRYPVFSYARFILFACFLFYIMLSRHLAEKIKNRFWVVLLVLGINVVVITNYLGFRNFINPVYFIPADQLKNGFLLLQKKYPDLKIMKPEPYKEESYFGDKYFPGLVEADLNKQGYYLLLKSMRLGENLTDLNRYLTEYESKYQFKVEYLSGFDNINIRSKAILFRLHFMKIPYKYYWIVYKKS, from the coding sequence ATGTTTATAAAATCAAGTTTTATAAAAAATAGAATGGTATCATTGTTAAAGCACAGATTCCCCAGGTTTATCAAGCCCGGTTTAATATATTTGGGCATTGTATTCTTTGTTTATCTGCTGTTGGATAAACGTTTTATTTTTTGGGGCGACGAGTTGTGGTCCTATTTTTACGCGGCCAAACCTTTTTTCAGGTTTTTAAATGAATATTTTTTTGTCCGGGCCGATAATCATCCGCCCTTGTATTATATACTGCTTAGCATAATTCATAAAATTTTTCAGGTTACCCCTCAATCTGATATTATTTTCAGGATACCTTCAATACTTTTTTTTCTGCTTACAGTCTGGTTTATTAATGTTAAATTTCTGAAAAATACAACCGAAAGAGCAATATTCCTGGTACTGATAACCTTTGCTCCGTATTTTATTCTTTATTCCCGAATGGTTCGTTATTATACTATGGCTGCCCTCCTGCTGATAATCGCCTATTATTATTTAAGGCTGTGGCTGGATAATAAAGAAAGATCAGGCAGGTCTATGCTTATACTGCTTCTAGCTCTGCTTGTCTGGACTGATTACCCGGGGTTTCTTTATTTTATGGCCGTAATGTCTGTTGAGCTTCTGCTGAAAAAACGCTGGAAGGATATAGGGCTTATTTATGGAGTATTGCTTATCGTAGCGCTGCCCCTGGCAATTATCAATATGCCGGATGTGGCGCTTCACGCTCAGTTGGGTTATCAAACATATGCCGGTTTGATGAAGCAATTTATTCTGGGTATTTGTTTCCCGTTTTATTATTTTCTAATCGGTGATTATTTCGAACTGAAAACTTTCTTTTTGTTAATTCCCTTAATTTTTTATGGTATATACGTGGTTGTCCGTTCCAGAGATAAAACTATGATCTGTTACTTTCTGGGGTTTATTTTGATCAACGCTTTTTTCCTGACCTTTATGATCAAGCGTTATCCTGTATTCAGCTATGCCAGGTTCATATTGTTTGCCTGTTTTTTATTTTATATTATGTTATCGAGGCATCTGGCCGAAAAAATAAAAAACCGGTTCTGGGTTGTGCTTTTGGTCCTGGGCATAAATGTTGTCGTAATCACCAATTATCTAGGGTTCAGGAATTTTATCAATCCGGTTTATTTTATTCCGGCGGACCAGCTGAAAAACGGATTTTTGCTTTTGCAAAAAAAATATCCGGACCTGAAAATAATGAAACCGGAACCTTATAAAGAAGAATCTTATTTCGGAGACAAGTACTTTCCGGGGCTTGTTGAAGCTGATCTAAATAAGCAAGGTTATTATCTGCTGCTGAAATCTATGCGTTTGGGAGAAAATCTAACTGATCTGAACAGATACCTTACCGAATATGAAAGTAAATATCAGTTTAAAGTTGAATATTTGTCAGGGTTTGACAACATAAATATCAGGTCCAAGGCAATCCTGTTCAGATTACATTTTATGAAAATACCGTATAAATATTATTGGATAGTATATAAAAAAAGTTGA